One region of Seriola aureovittata isolate HTS-2021-v1 ecotype China chromosome 15, ASM2101889v1, whole genome shotgun sequence genomic DNA includes:
- the LOC130182930 gene encoding neuronal tyrosine-phosphorylated phosphoinositide-3-kinase adapter 1 codes for MSSGSAQDVAVEHFLRDIERRSKRLHCAVIGCEEERPRSDMNLLYRKSRLDWRQRDQEGSKKSSTQNDPSATVGKVRDLASFRRHFRMGFMTMPASQDLSPHSCASAMAPRSQSCHAVGAGDTSLENGDYSDTQSQHGGRCPPAKPKRHPSTRLSSSSADSRGPPETPPPPPPTHSQAKHSEKKNAMKKSDSGEIGAKKVPPLKPKRSPSTQLSFDPLPPRVPPATSLPFQAADSQNQTADGDDEPVYIEMVGQVFTRDSQTATPHPVTPVATTPDSDSDQSEAIYEEMKYPLQEDRESQRHLPPKHEKLKTSKHFHVTPSSSSSSSSLPRPSSSSPSYSKPKATVSISHSSPLPSSASSTPVPQVLSTSPHTPRAPTPYLLQGSKSEPEANTKIPAPFPNLLQHRPPLLAFPQPAAASSGVGVQNKASASVKMGTQTSSVTTQANASSSSSSNVPVSLSGSKESSGGCASQQDKHSRDSQLGPAPGLRARSHSTPLPPSSKSTSPFSHHHHHPHHRPSHYHHYRKPERGDSPAPTKSSSQGSNQATVQTQTSSTGKEGKSVSFLLKSDKGERDKDRERDKDRDRDRDRDRDRDRDRDRDRDRDRDRDRDRDRDRDRERDRDRDRGRDRDRERDRDKEKDRDRDRDRDKDRDRERERDRDRDGGPHSLQMDCATTCSSQTSQSSTSSTPTPLSSSQRPHSRPHLRSHTPHGLPAYKPPSSDSPLLWTYPSGGFRRPPAYESLRGSSQTPSLQQPSSLTGIGEGASKANGGSASLQSKVGFMPWDSSASLAADEGSYWPMQRKLSFSHGSRETEKDEGRAWNGSADALLRMDKEDLGIGSRGGHSGIPVHFSGATSRALGHSESLAGVDSSLGFRALPRVGMPLPCQTFPACRNGEVGRLGRSSSAAGVRQVGGDVQRQSSLPAREALNQLHGLAQPQVPCSPSSPSVSRQQQQLQLHQQQLQLKQQLQQLQQQHHLQLQFQQLAQLAQGQPSVSGGTTPSTTQTQRDGKLLEVIERKRCLCKEIKAHRRPDKSLCKQDSMPILPSWRRTPEPRKTGTPPCQRPQAVVWDTAI; via the exons CTCTACCCAAAACGACCCTTCAGCAACCGTTGGCAAAGTCCGAGACTTGGCTTCCTTCCGCCGGCACTTCCGGATGGGTTTCATGACCATGCCGGCCTCCCAGGACCTGTCCCCTCACTCCTGTGCCTCCGCCATGGCGCCACGCTCGCAGTCCTGCCATGCTGTCGGTGCCGGGGACACGAGTCTAGAGAACGGAGATTACTCTGACACCCAGTCCCAACATGGTGGCCGCTGCCCCCCAGCCAAACCCAAACGCCACCCAAGCACTCGCCTCAGCTCTTCGTCCGCTGACAGCAGAGGACCTCCTGAGACGCCGCCCCCGCCTCCGCCCACTCACTCACAGGCCAAACActcagagaagaaaaatg CCATGAAGAAGTCTGACTCTGGAGAGATTGGAGCAAAGAAGGTGCCTCCTTTAAAGCCCAAGAGAAGTCCCAGCACCCAGCTTTCCTTTGACCCTCTTCCTCCACGTGTGCCTCCTGCCACATCCTTGCCTTTCCAGGCAGCAGACTCTCAAAATCAGACAGCAGACGGGGATGATGAGCCAGTCTATATAGAGATGGTGGGTCAAGTGTTCACCAGAGACAGCCAGACGGCCACCCCCCACCCTGTCACCCCTGTGGCCACCACACCTGACTCTGACTCAGACCAGAGTGAGGCCATTTATGAGGAGATGAAATATCCGCTGCAAGAGGACAGAGAGTCCCAGAGACACCTCCCTCCCAAACATGAGAAACTGAAAACCTCTAAACACTTCCATGtcaccccctcctcttccagcagctcctcctctttgccccGCCCCTCTTCGTCCTCTCCTTCCTACTCCAAACCCAAAGCTACTGTGTCGATTTCTCATTCGTCTCCTCTGCCTTCCTCTGCATCCTCCACCCCTGTCCCCCAGGTCCTCTCCACCAGTCCGCACACCCCACGTGCTCCTACTCCCTACCTGCTGCAAGGGAGTAAATCTGAGCCTGAGGCCAACACAAAGATCCCAGCCCCTTTCCCCAATCTTCTACAGCACCGGCCCCCGCTGCTTGCCTTCCCTCAGCCTGCAGCAGCCTCCAGCGGGGTTGGGGTGCAAAACAAGGCGTCTGCTTCTGTTAAAATGGGAACTCAAACATCCAGTGTGACGACTCAAGCCAAcgcctcctcctcatcctcttctaaTGTTCCTGTATCCCTGTCAGGCTCCAAGGAGTCATCAGGAGGATGTGCAAGCCAGcaggacaaacacagcagagattcCCAGTTAGGCCCAGCTCCTGGACTGAGAGCCAGGAGTCACTCCACACCCTTGCCCCCCTCCTCTAAATCCACCTCACCTTtctcccatcaccaccaccaccctcaccaTCGCCCCTCACACTATCATCACTATCgcaagccagagagaggagactctCCTGCTCCAACCAAGAGCAGCTCTCAAGGTTCAAACCAGGCCACAGTCCAGACCCAAACCTCAAGTACAGGAAAGGAAGGCAAGTCTGTTAGCTTCCTCTTGAAGTCCGATAAAGGAGAGAGGGATAAGGATAGGGAACGGGACAaagacagggacagggacagggacagggacagggacagggacagggacagagacagagacagagacagagacagagacagggacagagacagggacagagacagagacagagagagggataggGATAGGGATAGGGGtagagacagggacagggagagagacagagataaggagaaagacagagatagagacagagatagGGATAaggacagggacagagaaagagaaagggatcGGGATAGGGATGGAGGGCCTCACTCCTTACAGATGGATTGTGCTACCACCTGTAGCAGCCAAACATCTCAAAGCAGCACCAGCTCAACCCCTACGCCATTATCCTCATCCCAGCGTCCTCATTCTCGCCCACATCTCCGCTCTCACACTCCACACGGCCTGCCAGCGTACAAGCCGCCCTCTTCAGACAGCCCACTGCTGTGGACCTACCCCTCTGGTGGCTTCCGGAGGCCGCCGGCTTACGAGAGCCTGAGAGGGAGTTCTCAGACGCCGTCTCTGCAACAGCCCTCGAGCCTTACTGGTATAGGTGAGGGGGCGTCCAAGGCTAATGGAGGGTCTGCATCCCTCCAGTCAAAAGTTGGCTTCATGCCCTGGGACAGCAGTGCCAGCTTAGCTGCAGATGAGGGGTCTTACTGGCCTATGCAGAGGAAGTTGTCCTTCAGCCAtgggagcagagagacagaga AGGATGAAGGGCGTGCGTGGAATGGCAGTGCTGATGCCCTGTTAAGGATGGATAAAGAGGATCTTGGGATCGGGTCGCGAGGCGGCCACTCAGGCATCCCGGTCCACTTCAGTGGTGCCACCAGCAGGGCCCTTGGTCACAGTGAGTCCTTGGCTGGTGTGGATAGCAGCCTTGGATTCAGAGCCCTACCCAGAGTAGGGATGCCTCTTCCCTGCCAGACCTTCCCTGCCTGTCGCAATGGAG AAGTGGGGCGGCTGGGccgctcctcctctgctgctggagtGAGACAGGTGGGTGGAGATGTCCAGAGACAGAGCAGTCTACCAGCACGAGAAGCCCTGAATCAG CTGCATGGCCTGGCCCAGCCTCAAGTGCCCTGCAGTCCCAGCAGTCCCAGTGTGTctcgacagcagcagcagcttcagctccaccagcagcagctgcagttaaagcagcagctccagcagcttcagcaaCAGCACCATCTGCAGTTGCAGTTCCAGCAGCTCGCCCAGCTGGCGCAGGGACAGCCTTCGGTCAGCGGAGGCACCACCCCATCCACAACGCAGACCCAGAGAGATGGCAAGCTGCTGGAAGTCATTGAGCGTAAACGCTGCCTGTGCAAAGAGATCAAGGCCCACAGGCGCCCTGACAAAAGCCTGTGCAAGCAGGACAGCATGCCCATCCTCCCTAGCTGGAGACGGACACCTGAGCCTCGTAAGACTGGCACACCACCTTGCCAGAGGCCACAAGCCGTCGTGTGGGACACGGCTATCTGA